Sequence from the Methanosarcina siciliae T4/M genome:
GGACTAACCAGTGAATGTCAGAAAAAGAGATAATTCCTTTAAAGGATGCTATCAACCCGAAGCCAAGCACCGAGCCGACGATTGAATGGCTGGTTGAGACGGGGAGGTTGTAAAAGGTTGCAAGCGTGACCCAGAAACTTGCGGCAAGAATTGCAGCCAGCATCCCCAGCACCACGATATCCGGGTGAATGCTGCTGATCATATCAATGGGGACGATCCCCTTTGCAATTGTTGAGGTTACCCGTTTTCCGAAGAACACGGCACCCAGAAATTCGAACACGGCGGCAATTATAATGACCTGCTTGATTGTAAGGGCCCCCGTTCCTACTGAAGTCCCCATAGCATTTGCGAGGTCGTTTGCCCCTATGTTCCAGGCCATGTATAAGCCTGCGAGGATAATTGCTATGACAAGTAAATCCATTTTTTTTCCTTACTCCGAGATTTTAAACTCCAAAACTGTTATAATTGTGAGAAATTCTTGATTTCTTCAATTTCATGCTTGATTTACGGAGTCTCAACGTGTTCTCCTAAATCCATGTTTCATCAATGTCTCTTATGGTATTCCAGACAATTTCATTATATTTTATGTTTTCCATATATTTTAGGCCGCTCTATATAATCTATAGATCTATATATGTCTATTTTCAATATATTCTTACTTCTCTATTCGATTATGAAAAATCCCTCAATAATTTGTCTGACCGTCAATGAGCCTGTTTACAATATCAGCGCTTGAGTTCGATATAAGGAACCACCACCCCCAGGTATACATTTCATTTTTACAGGAAGTGTATTGTGGAGTGGAACGATGTAAGGCAAGGAAAACTCTCAGATTTGAAATGCAAAGAATAAGAACCTATATTACATGGTTTGAAACAAAATGGAGCATTGCAAGAAATATTGTAAATCAATTTCTAAGAAATCGGAACTATATCCTGATTAAAGAATTGAGATAATTCAAAAGTTACCTGTAAAATGGGCGACTTCACGAGTTTTAATCATATAAGGAGAATTTTAATTATATAACGAGGATTTTTAAATATATAATTGGTACTTTTAATTATGAGCCCTTAATACCTGAATACGAGTCCTGACCATTCTCTGCACGCAGATATTATTAATCATATTCATCGAATAATATATAATAAACCGCGTGAGATTACAAAAAGTCAATATCTATTCAGCCGTAAACAGGAGAAAATGGAGATTAAAGAAATGAAAGTCGCTGTTATTTCAACTGACGGTAAGGTTATCAATCAGCATTTTGGAAAAGCCTCTTGTTTTTACATATTTGAAGTAGGCGGGGGCAAAATCCGACTTCTGGAAGTAAGAGAGTGCACACCTCTGTGCGGCTCGGTGGATTACGGGAACCCGGAGGAGATTTTGAATAAAACAATTTCCGTGGTTTCGGACTGCAAGGCTTTACTTTGCGCCAGAATCGGGAGCAGGCCGCAGGAAGAATTAAGGAAAAAGGGGATTGAACCAATAGAAGCTCCATATTTAATTGATGAAGCTTTAAACAATCTCTCTATCGAGGAATAAACAGAGAGGGACGAATTTTCTAGTTTTGATGCACACTTTATTTTGTGTGAGATCTTCAGCATACCCGGTTCCGAGAGGTTTCATATAAAAGAGTTATTTCGATTCCCCTAAATCAGAGTTTTTTTTATTACTTCACATTTTAATCGTCATCTACTTATATGAAAAAACATCTACTTACATGCAGGTATCTACCTGCATATAGGTAGGAATGTTGTATGAGAATCAATTAGAGTATGGAAATTTTGTATAAATTCGGGAAGCAATTAATTGAGCAGTACACATCTCTCATCACGTATCAAAGAAAAAGCCTTGGAAATAGTTACGATTTATGTGGGATAACACCAGTGGATTCGATAGAAGAAGACAGTGAAACTGAATATGATATGTCTACACATTCATTAAATTGTCCCGGTAGTGTAACAAATGTATAGATTCGTGTCCACCGGAGCTCTGAACATGCCTTTATCAATGAACAGGGGAAAGTGTATCTTTCAACTCACTCCCGATAGGAATATTAGCAATACTGCATTGATTAGCAATAATGCATTGTGGGACTGTAAGCAACTTGGTATCTAATGCATATGAAATGCGAGGTGTTTTTTGTTCAGACCGACCCAGAAACTAAGTTTTATATGATTGACTATTAATCAAGCACTTATAAGAAACATGTGTATTTATATGACAGAAATAAGCCAGACCAATCAACAAATACGTCGTTACGCAAGAGATTTTTTACAATGTCAGGGTTATAACGGGTTTAGTTATAAGGATATTTCCCGGAAGCTGGGGATAAAAAACGCTTCAATACATCATTACTATCCTAAAAAAGAAGATCTGGTTGCTTCCTTGCTTGAAGAGAGCAGAAAGAATTTAGCTGAGAAGATTACCCAAATAGTGGAATCCGGAGGGTCTGCTCGCGAGCAGCTTCAATACTATCTCGATTATGCATTGAAGGAGTTTGATGAAGGTAAAAGTATCTGCCCTCCTGGCTCAGTGATCCTTGATTTTGAAGAACTTCCAGAGGAAGTTAAAAAGCAAAATCTGCTGTTACTGCACTATATACTGGATTGGATATCCGACGTTCTCAGAACCGGCCTGGAAAAGGGGGAATTCAATTTTTCAGACCCCGTCGAAGCACGCGCGGAATTGGTAGTCGAAACGTTGATGGGTGCCAGACTGTTATCCAGCATCCAGGGCAGAAAAACACTTGTCAGATCTATTTCCTTAATCAAATCTGACCTTGGGTGGAAGGATTGATTTTTTTTTCCAATCCCGAACTTACCTATATATAGGTAGACAGGTTCTAATTATCAAATCAATTTTACTCAAAAGAATTGAAACTAACAGGATACATAAATTTGGAGGAGATTTGTAATGTCCGTTTTGAGTATATTGGGCTGTAAAATTCTTCAAGATGAAATTATCTGGCTTATTGCAAACGATTCGCAAATAAAGAGAACTTTAATTGTAGCAAATGGGAATATCTCCGAATTTACAGGAAAACTGGATGAACAGCACATCCCTTATGACATTATTCCGTTCGAAAAGCTACCAAAGGCGCTTAATAATGTCGATAGGGACGAACTCACTGTTGTAGTCAACCTTATGGAACTCGGACTTCATGCAGCGCCAAAAATATTGAAATCCGAAGTCTATCAAAATATCAGGGAAATGATACCATTCTCCAATGGGCTACTCATTTTTTACGGTCTTTGTGGTAACGTTCTGGGCGATGTGGAGGAAGACTTCTGCCTGGAAAAAGATGGTTGTACTGTGCGGATACTGAGGGACGATGAAAGAGTTGTAGATGACTGCATAGGAGCAACGGTAGGTGGTGGTGCAAACTACCTTAAATTGCTTAAAACCCATAGTAAAGAGCCTGCTTTCTTTTTTACACCTATGTATGCCAGTTCATGGAAAGAACTTTTGAACATCAATAAACTTCATTCTAATCCTGAAAAAGCGTTGAAAATGGCAAAAATGGTCAATGACCTGGCAGGATATTCAAGAGTTGCAAAAGTCAATACAGGTCTGACATATGTAAAGGACATCGATGCAAAGATCGAAGAATATGCTAAATTGTTCGGATACAGCACATTTGAGATCAGCGGTAATCAGGAAATATTCGAGAAATGTTATCTTTCAATAAAGGATGAAATCTGTGATAACTGTTAATAATAGATAATTATGCCGGTCTTAAGTATAGTTGCCTGTGAAATGCTTGAAGATGAATTAGTATATGTTCTCTCAAAAGACCCTGAAATTAAAAGGCTGTTTGTAGTAGAGAACAGAAACAGTTTCCGATTTGTAAAAAAACTTAAGTCTGAAAATCTTAAGCCTTTTATGTTTCCGTCTGACAGGTTGTATCCTGTTGTATCGGAAATCAATAGAGAGTCGCGCAGAGAGCCATTCAAAGAGCCGCTCAGAGAGCCACCCGATAATTTTACGAGGAAACTCTCAAATATTCCTTTCTGTAAGAAAATATACGACTTTATACTCCGTAAAGAGAAGAAACAGGGATTAACTGTTGTTGTGAATCTTCTTAGAAGAGATTTACACTCGGATGTTGATCTTTTGCAATCCGAAGTATATCTGAACGCCAGAGAAATGTCAAAAATCTCGAATGGTATTCTTCTATTCTATGGAAAATGTGGCTTTAGTTCTGAAAAAATGCAAGCAGAATTGCAGCAACTTGGTTGTCCTGTTTATTTTCTTAGGGATGAGGGGAGAAATATTGTTGATGACTGTATAAGCGTAGCTCTCGGAGGAAACGAGATTTACACAAAAACGATGTTATCGGGAAATGGCAAAGGTGCCATGTATGCAACACCAATGGTGCTTTCCGACCTGAATGGAACTAATTACAAATCTTCTGAAGCTTATAAAAAGATCAGCAAATATCTAATCTCTCCGATGTACAGTCTTCTTTTTAAGATTAATAATCAAGACTATAAAGATGTTAATTTTCATAGGAATGCTTCCGAATTTGCAAAAATATTTGACATGAAGATTATCAATGTTAATGGAACAATGAATGTAGCAATTAACTCTTACATGGAAGCTAAAACTGCTATCTGTAAAGATATAGAAAAACCATTTTAAGATTAATAATATACAAGTTTGATGGGGAAATCGGAGTTTTAGAGAGAAAACACATTCAAGCTGATGGGCTGGTCTACATTGGAACGAAAGCCAATAATATTGAGGATCAGCTTTTGGATGTAATTGGAGCTCAAGTTTTCATTAAACCAATATGAAAACAAAAACGAGATAAGTAGGAAGGTTGCTGTTGAAAAAATGGTAGAGGTAAAGTATATTACATATAAAAATATTTTTAGATTAGAAGTTTGAACAAGTTTATCCTGCAAAAAAGCCGTTTTGCAATTTTTAGCTAAAGAAAAGCCATTTAACTTCTATATATACGTTGACAAGCATAAGAAGAACCAGACCTATCAAATGCCAGCCTCGATAGTATTTCATGTCTGGCTTAAGTTCCTTATCCCAATCATCTTCATTTCGTTTTATATATGTTCCTCCTTTGTTTTTTATTTTTCAGTCCTTGTCTTGCTGGGAGCTGTTTTGCAATAGGGTTTCAAAATGCCCGATTCTGCTTTTGTTTTCAAAATAGAGCAATTTATCAGCAGATATTTTATGACATTTGCCGCTGGTCTCACTATTACATCAGGATATATAAATATCAGCAGCATATAAATTTTTCGAAAAATGAACTGACTGATGCTGATATTATATTTATCTAATGTATGTAGTGTACATTGAAGTTAATTTCTTTAAGAATCTTAGGTAAATAAGTAGAAAAAAACTGATTGTTTTTATTTGCATTCAAGCCGACTGATCAGAGGATCGGAATAATAGGCCAAAAGCCACCCAAACCTTCTTTGCTTTTAAATTATTTTAGTTTTAACTTAATTTGTCATTTAGAGATGTGACGCAATTTGAAAACTCCCTTAAAAAACGGACATGAAAGGATTATAAGATAAGGGTTAATCGGTGGCCTAATTACTTGCTTTCTCTGTTTTGCTTTTTCTGTTAGACCGATACCAGTAATTTAGAGCATCCCGGTGAATTTCAAGTGCTGTTATGCTCATAACTATACTTACCACCAGCAAAAAGGGTGGGTCCAGGATGGCGTTTGAAACTAATCCTGCTATCAGGAAATAGGCATGAAATCCGAGAGGCACAAGAAAGACAAATGCAGCCTGAGACTGGGCCGAGACTTCCGGGCGCAATGCCAAAATCAATAGCAGAGCGCCTCCTAAGACTGCAGCGATAGTAGCGTAATGTATCAGTTCATTGGGAATGTTGGTGATGAGGTGGTTGGTAATAAGCACGCCCGTAGTGCCGCAGATTATAGCTCCTGCAGGAGATAACCGGCGTCCCCAGAAGCCAGGGAGCTTTGATAGCAATCGAAGGCTTGCTGAAAATGAGAACACAACCCAGAACCATGCCCAGAAGTTGTTGTAAGGAACACCGAAGTACTGATGATCAAAACCTTTTCCCCAATCCCACATGCCCAGGCGGATGGCTATTGCATCTATGGAAAGGTCGATGCTCAAGGCCATCAGGCCATCGAGCACCGGTCGTGCCCATTCCGGAAGATTGGTTTTATCGGAAAAAGAGCGGACGCTATAGATGATAGTTCCCCAGGCTACCCCAACGACCACAGGAACAGGCCCAAGCATTACAAGAAAGCGTCCGTATTCGTAGGCTTCAAGCTGTTGGATTGTAGCCCATTCCAGTAGCAAGCCGAAGAACACGCCGGCAAGAAGTTGCCAGACTACCCGGGAGCCTCGTTGCCATGCATTTTGCAGACAGGCCAGAAAGAGCACTAAAACCAGAATCTCAAAGGCGAGAAAGTATAGATTTAGCACGGGCATACGCATTAAATACTAAATTACAGTTTAAAAAACTTGCGAAAATGTTTGATAACGTAATTCCTCGTATATGATAATTACATTCTGGGCCGGTTGCAAGACTTAATCTTGCCACCAATAAAGTAAAAACAGTTAGTATCAGGAAAATTTGAACTAAAATAAGAAATTATAACAAAGTCAGTGCGAGGGATGGGATTCGAACCCATGAACAAAAACAGTCCAGTTAAAAAACGATAGAATCCTGAACCTTTTTCTCAGCCCATCAAACGTGAGCGATATGTAAATCTCTGACAATTTTCGTATTCGCCTTTGCAGTACTTCGATAGCACTTCGGCAGGTAACTTGCCTTTTTTTGGGGCAACTTCGCATGTATAGAATTCGGTATCGTAATCCGGATTCGCTGTAACGAGATACCTGCAATACATTCAACCCATCTCAAAGATATTACCATTTGAATTATCCGTACCCACATAAAACAATATCTCTGCCGGAGCTTCAGCGTTTAATGTACCGAATGGTTGTGTTTTAATGCTTTATATTTCTCAGAATTTTTTTGCGCTTAATAAATTAGCAGGAGAAACAGGCTAATTTTTACGTATAATGGAACCATGGATAAATATATATTGTCAATGTCCGTACATTTGCACATGTTCATTCTGTAAATTAAAAGATAGTTTGCGCTTTTGAGCCATGGATGAAGCGGACTTCAAGCATTAATAGTGCTTCAGGGTTCCACAGAATAGATGATTGGGTTCTATCAACTTTAAAAAATGAGAAAAATGTAATAAAAATGTGATTTTAGAAACGCTCCAGGGAACTTGTTCTAATGACCAGTAAGAATAATTCGCTTCATATACTCTATTTCCTTTTCAGACCACATAGAAAACTGTTAGGCATCTATTTCGTAAGTCTTCTTGTATTCAGCTTTTTGGATGTTTTGCGGGTGTTCCTCATCTACCCGCTTATCAACTATGGACTCAACATTAATCAGAATTCCACTTTAATTGACAGGATTTATCAGTCCGTTAGCTTTGGAAATCTTCATCCATTTCTTGTATATGCTATTGTGCTCAGTATTGTAAGTATAATAATTGCAGGAGTAGAAGTAGGCGTTTCATATCTTGGAAGCAAAACATTTGCTACTGTAAGAGATACAACTGATCGCTCGGTTTTTAATAACCTGAAAAATCAGCCTTATGAATATTTTGCCAGCCATAAGCAGGGGGATATTCTATATATCGGGCAACAGGCAGTTGAACAGACAGGACTTGCCGTTTTTAATGTGGTAGGGTTTCTTCAGAATATACTGTTTTGTCTGTTCTACCTTTCATTTATTTTTATTTTATCCTTTAAGATCAGTACTTTAATGCTGATTCTCGGAGCCATTTATGTTTTTTTCATGAAAAACATTATTTTTTCGAGAATTTACAAACATTCACTGGTTTTGAACCGCTTCGCACGCGCAAAATCTGTCATATATAACGAGTTTATTTCAGGAATTAAAACAATATTTATTACCGATTCAATCGATTTTTGGGCCGGCAATTATAATAAAGCGGTATATAATATTAGAAGAAGTTACGTATTTTCTATGATTCTCCAACGGCTTCCAGGCGCAGCAAATAACCTTCTAATTTTTCAGATTATTGCACTTGGTGCTGCAGGGCTTTATTATATAACTGATGGTCATTTTTTACCATACATAGGGATATTTGGAACGCTCCTGCTTGCTCTTTACAGGACAATACCCGCCCTAAACGCTTGCCAGTCACAGTTTGGTACAATTGTACAGCAGCTTCCTGCAATTGAAGCAGTCTACGATTTTTTGCAGGAGAACAACAGTAAGAACACTCATCTTAATAATTTGCCGAAGAGAGAATTCCGGTTTCAAAACTCGATTATTTTCAAAAATGTCTTTTTCAGATACAATGACACTCAAAAATATACAATCAAGAACTTGTCGTTTACAATTAAAAAAAGCACAAAAACTGCAATCGTCGGTAATTCCGGTGCTGGAAAAACTACAATTGCAAACCTGCTAGCACTTTTGTATCAGCCGACATCCGGAGAAATCCTCGTTGATGAAGCAGATCTTAATGAATTTAAACATTCGGATTATTTAAAGAGATTGGGGTACCTCGGGCAGGAGACATTTATTTATCACGACTCCATCAAAGAAAATATAAGGTTTGGTCTGGATTGCAATGATGACGAAATTATCGAAGCTGCAAGACTTGCCGATGCCCATGAATTCATTATGTCTACCTCCGAAGGTTACGATACAATAATTGGTGACCAGGGCATCAAACTTTCAGGAGGACAACGGCAACGTATTGCAATTGCACGGATAATCTTGCGAAAGCCTGAAATTTTGCTCCTGGATGAAGCAACAAGTTCACTTGACAACATAGCTGAACAGCGTGTAATGGAATCAATTGATAGGATCTCAAAGGATATGACAGTAATAACCATCGCACACCGGTTGTCCACAGTAAAAAATGCGGATGTAATTTATGTATTAAAAGAAGGAGAGATTGTTGAGTGTGGAAAACATAAGGAGTTGCTTGAATTAAAAGGTGAGTATTATAACCTTTATAACAAGGTACCCATATTTTCCAGCAATTCTCCGGATTTATAAACTAATATTGGATGTTAATGGATAAGAACTGCCATCATTGTTCTTAATTTCAAGGGAATAATAGTTATATTAATTAAAAAATTCTAAAACAGAAAAATATATATTGTCAATCTTGATACGTTTACATATGTTTCTTCCGGCAGGTGAAAAACAGTTTGAATTCTGGGTCTTAAGCCGAAACGGGCTCCCGAACATCAATATTGCAAAGCATTTCGGGGTCTCCAGACAGGCAGTCTCGCGAGCCCTCCTCAGTATGGATAAACGTATAGAAGAAACTCTGCTTGAGATGGCCAGGGCAAACAGGATAGAAGTGGAGAAACTGGACTCAAAAAAAGGAATCCTCTTCGGGAGATCAATTCCTTTCAAAGCCAACGCAATAATTTTTGTCTCGGCAAAACACGGGATGCAGGTCTGGTATGAACACGAAGGAGAATGCGGGTCTTGCGAAAGATACAGGGAATGCATCGAACTCCTCTGGGACTTTGCAGAAGAAATGCAGCTCAAACTCCAGAGTACGGAAGATCCGACAAAACTGGCTGACGAATTATTTGGAAAATTAAAGGAACTGGTAGAACAGGCCTGAATTCGGAAAGGAAAATGAGGTGTATCCCTGGTTTATTATTTCAAGCCTGACCATTAACTCTCCAATATGTGCTCCAATATTCCTTACTAACCCAGGTTCATGGCAAAACTGAAAATTAAAAAATATTTAGTTTACGTCCCGACAATAATACTTTTTAACGGCATTTCTAAAATTTGCTCATATTCACTAAACTCCCAGCTATCTGAGAGGGTTATGCGCCTGCTATACCGTATTACTCTTTACTTTTCTGAAAAACTCTTAATCAATCTCACATGCACCTGTAATTATAAATATCCTTGAATTTTATAATAATTACGAGATAACTTACATACACAACCAGATAGGAAATGGGGGATGGGAAAGATGAAAACCAGGGATAATTTGTCCCTAGCACTTTTAGCTTCTGCAGTCCTGCTTTGCTTTTTAATTATCAGCTCATCTACTGCACTGGGATCCTGCGAAGAAAACACCTCGGATGATGTTTCATTAACCAGTAATGAATTTCCGTATCCGCGCGGTACAGCCCCGCCATACGGGATGATGGGATGGGAGACCGGCACTCAATTTTTAACAGATAACGCTACGCTTGTTCACCTCGGATGGAGCACTTCCATAACGCCACAGCAGTTTGTCGATAACATTAACAGAGGCAAAGAGCTGGGAATCCCGAAATATTTGGTAGCGACGAGCGGTCCGCAAATGGATTCCGAAAGCTTCTGGGAAGATGTCAAAGATATGGGAGTTACTGACAATGATTTCTACGGGGTATATTTCCCTGACGAGGAAGGAAATCCTTCAACGCTTATCGCAATGTACACAGCTATGAAGAAATACTTCCCTAACGCGGTTGCAGGAGATTATTTAGGGGATATGCAGACCGGGCCTGACGATGAAGATTTTATTCCGGGCCTGGATGTTAGTTACTTCACCACCTACACGAAATTTCATCCTGAACGCCCGCACGCCTGGGTATATGGGAATCTTATTGCTAACGCCCCTGACTGGAAAAATGCGGGAAAAACAGTATACGTAACAACGGAAGCTTTCGGTCAGGCTACTGAGGTAAATGCTCTGGACCCGGACCTGAACACTACGCAGAAAGTAGCTGACCGTCATGAAAGTCAGATTGTAATGGGAATTTTAGGCGGTGCGCAGGGTGTTTTCTCATATGCTTACAAATACGCAAAAGATACTCCGAGCTATACCGGGTGGGTCAGCTTTAAGCCGAAATATGAACAGATCTGGCCCTGGATTATGGAAGGAAACCGGACACTCCTGACAACAAACGTAACCAGCGGCAGGACAGATATAACTTCGGACCCGGGCGGGATAATCGATGCGGTTACTGCTTATATGTTCACGGACGCGGATGGTAGAAAATTGATTGCATCATCCAGTATGCTTGATTTTACCGAAGCAAACGGCGCGGCAAATAACGCAACAATTACCGGCGTACCAGACGGGACGTATGATGTCTTGTGGGAGAACAGAACCGTGACCGTTACTGATGGGACCGTCAAAGACACCTGGAAACCATACGAGTATCACTTCTACCAGTTAAAGACGGAGGACACAGACAAATAACAACGACAGATAACACCGATACCGGATAAACTCTAAATGTTACATTATTTTTTTCTGGTGTCAGCGGTTCCGGTTCACTGTTACCGGAGGTACGATTCAGGTTATTTCAGCGGGAGTCGGCAGATTACTAGCTGTTGACTCTCAACTCTTTCGCATCTGCTACTGATTATTTTTGCTATTGATTATTTTCCCTGTTTTAACTTTAATAACAGATTACTTTCTAAGGATTATATATATACATATGTTTTATAATACAAAATAAATAATATATGCTGTAAAACTAAATCAGAAATCTGTTAAACTCTTTTACCTTAACTCCCATTTTTTGTAGGGAATATGTTGAATTTGAGAGTTTTATCTAATTCTCTTACTTTCTTAGGAACTTCAGTAATGATACTTTTTTCACCAAAGTTTATACTTTTCACTTTTCTAAACTTCAATAGGATATCAATGGGTGAGACCTTGTCATTTATCTCTGCTTTTTTAATTGCCTTCAACAATTTACAGTACGCATATAATGAAAGAAATGCCACAAACACATGCCCATAAACGCTCTCATCATCATGAAGATACAATTTGTCAGCGTCTAATGTTGTTTTGTATGCATCAAACAACTTTTCAATCGAGTCTCTTTTTTTGTAGAGTTCATACATCTCCTTTTTTCCTATGTCGTAATTGGAGATAATCAAGAACTTCCCCGCTCTATTTTGTTTTAAAGAGTACTCTTCATCGCTGATCTTCCCTTCCTCTCTCTTTCTGAAGATCGTCTTCTGTTCTTCAAGTCTTAGATCCAGGTCTTCATATAAATATAGGAACCTATTTCCTAACTTTCTTTTACCACATTTGATGAGTCTATCATGATAGATGAATTCTTCATTAAGGTGTATTCTTGTGTCATAATAGTGGCTGTTCCTTTTTGTTGGTAACACAAATTTGATATGTTTTTCTTCTAAGCAGTTAAGGATGTTCTCTGAGAAAAAACCACGATCAAGAAGAAGTATCTTATCGCTGATATCCAACTCTTCTATTGTTTTGTATAATGTCTTTATGTCCTTCACACTGCCTGGAACTGATTTGATCATAGTAGGCATTTCACTATCAAGACCACAAAGAAGGGCAAAGTTGATTTGGGGAACTTGAATACAGTCTTTGTTGTAGCCTTTTTCAGCCTGTAGAATATTCATAGATCGAGAGAAACAGGAACTTAAGTCATAGACGAGTTGAGTGT
This genomic interval carries:
- a CDS encoding NifB/NifX family molybdenum-iron cluster-binding protein — its product is MKVAVISTDGKVINQHFGKASCFYIFEVGGGKIRLLEVRECTPLCGSVDYGNPEEILNKTISVVSDCKALLCARIGSRPQEELRKKGIEPIEAPYLIDEALNNLSIEE
- a CDS encoding TetR/AcrR family transcriptional regulator is translated as MTEISQTNQQIRRYARDFLQCQGYNGFSYKDISRKLGIKNASIHHYYPKKEDLVASLLEESRKNLAEKITQIVESGGSAREQLQYYLDYALKEFDEGKSICPPGSVILDFEELPEEVKKQNLLLLHYILDWISDVLRTGLEKGEFNFSDPVEARAELVVETLMGARLLSSIQGRKTLVRSISLIKSDLGWKD
- a CDS encoding DUF1638 domain-containing protein; protein product: MSVLSILGCKILQDEIIWLIANDSQIKRTLIVANGNISEFTGKLDEQHIPYDIIPFEKLPKALNNVDRDELTVVVNLMELGLHAAPKILKSEVYQNIREMIPFSNGLLIFYGLCGNVLGDVEEDFCLEKDGCTVRILRDDERVVDDCIGATVGGGANYLKLLKTHSKEPAFFFTPMYASSWKELLNINKLHSNPEKALKMAKMVNDLAGYSRVAKVNTGLTYVKDIDAKIEEYAKLFGYSTFEISGNQEIFEKCYLSIKDEICDNC
- a CDS encoding DUF1638 domain-containing protein; amino-acid sequence: MLEDELVYVLSKDPEIKRLFVVENRNSFRFVKKLKSENLKPFMFPSDRLYPVVSEINRESRREPFKEPLREPPDNFTRKLSNIPFCKKIYDFILRKEKKQGLTVVVNLLRRDLHSDVDLLQSEVYLNAREMSKISNGILLFYGKCGFSSEKMQAELQQLGCPVYFLRDEGRNIVDDCISVALGGNEIYTKTMLSGNGKGAMYATPMVLSDLNGTNYKSSEAYKKISKYLISPMYSLLFKINNQDYKDVNFHRNASEFAKIFDMKIINVNGTMNVAINSYMEAKTAICKDIEKPF
- a CDS encoding carotenoid biosynthesis protein translates to MPVLNLYFLAFEILVLVLFLACLQNAWQRGSRVVWQLLAGVFFGLLLEWATIQQLEAYEYGRFLVMLGPVPVVVGVAWGTIIYSVRSFSDKTNLPEWARPVLDGLMALSIDLSIDAIAIRLGMWDWGKGFDHQYFGVPYNNFWAWFWVVFSFSASLRLLSKLPGFWGRRLSPAGAIICGTTGVLITNHLITNIPNELIHYATIAAVLGGALLLILALRPEVSAQSQAAFVFLVPLGFHAYFLIAGLVSNAILDPPFLLVVSIVMSITALEIHRDALNYWYRSNRKSKTEKASN
- a CDS encoding ABC transporter ATP-binding protein is translated as MTSKNNSLHILYFLFRPHRKLLGIYFVSLLVFSFLDVLRVFLIYPLINYGLNINQNSTLIDRIYQSVSFGNLHPFLVYAIVLSIVSIIIAGVEVGVSYLGSKTFATVRDTTDRSVFNNLKNQPYEYFASHKQGDILYIGQQAVEQTGLAVFNVVGFLQNILFCLFYLSFIFILSFKISTLMLILGAIYVFFMKNIIFSRIYKHSLVLNRFARAKSVIYNEFISGIKTIFITDSIDFWAGNYNKAVYNIRRSYVFSMILQRLPGAANNLLIFQIIALGAAGLYYITDGHFLPYIGIFGTLLLALYRTIPALNACQSQFGTIVQQLPAIEAVYDFLQENNSKNTHLNNLPKREFRFQNSIIFKNVFFRYNDTQKYTIKNLSFTIKKSTKTAIVGNSGAGKTTIANLLALLYQPTSGEILVDEADLNEFKHSDYLKRLGYLGQETFIYHDSIKENIRFGLDCNDDEIIEAARLADAHEFIMSTSEGYDTIIGDQGIKLSGGQRQRIAIARIILRKPEILLLDEATSSLDNIAEQRVMESIDRISKDMTVITIAHRLSTVKNADVIYVLKEGEIVECGKHKELLELKGEYYNLYNKVPIFSSNSPDL
- a CDS encoding transposase, with amino-acid sequence MEPWARCWLEDQRKAGEKCLEIKVRGACHYVYRSTSKYDKKIKKGRKVSVYIGRLDKDYGFIPKGEKPKTNVIPVPHSVTAYGNSMILHNMMGELKPFLMKNFPEYWEELYAMSIVRVNGYVPLKRIKDTWEDLYNLEGIKPNLNPSNLSKVLREVGCDRFGQNELFNHLKNADTQLVYDLSSCFSRSMNILQAEKGYNKDCIQVPQINFALLCGLDSEMPTMIKSVPGSVKDIKTLYKTIEELDISDKILLLDRGFFSENILNCLEEKHIKFVLPTKRNSHYYDTRIHLNEEFIYHDRLIKCGKRKLGNRFLYLYEDLDLRLEEQKTIFRKREEGKISDEEYSLKQNRAGKFLIISNYDIGKKEMYELYKKRDSIEKLFDAYKTTLDADKLYLHDDESVYGHVFVAFLSLYAYCKLLKAIKKAEINDKVSPIDILLKFRKVKSINFGEKSIITEVPKKVRELDKTLKFNIFPTKNGS